One segment of Rosa chinensis cultivar Old Blush chromosome 6, RchiOBHm-V2, whole genome shotgun sequence DNA contains the following:
- the LOC112172216 gene encoding uncharacterized protein LOC112172216 isoform X2, translated as MVETRRSSSSKRTLSASPPPNPKRSKASDASSSNNGVRSGTPTEPLGPIKESESQSPDLELRSPDPQTADSLKAVNGSDAAERAPDDVAEAEAAALGSPQPLGETAVRSGLKRTKKVPKRSAKSNQKLAWGQLLSQCSKNPHQFLCDTFTVGQSRECNLCLKDPSVSTTLCKLKPGEGSSTAEMEITGGKGYVQVNGKVYQQDSKVILIGGDEVVFGSSGKHAYIFMQLTNGNIAAQGIPSISILETQSSPVNGLHIEDADMPSTPSGCGGSDDRTPDTEMKDSTNVNDGDKDIVSFPDTANENPNLDNLALDMDTETGKASGTRWPPLLRMLGSGAKFDFSGSLSKILNEPRELRELQDFDPAISLSTRRQAFRDKLQQGILNPNDIEVTFESFPYYLSDTTKNVLIASIHIHLKCNKFAKYASDLPTGSPRILLSGPAGSEIYQETLAKALAKHFGARLLIVDSLVMPGGPASQNADSVKEAARAERVSMFTKRAAQAAGLRHKKPTSSVEAEITGGSTLSSQALPKQETSTASSKGITFKQGDRVKFIGGAALSSLHNPPLRGPQYGYKGKVVLPFEENGSSKIGVRFEKTIPDGNDLGGLCEEDRGFFCPANHLIRIDASGGDDIDKLAINELLEVASNESKSMPLILFMKDVEKAMVGNSDAFIHFKSKLESLPENVVIIGSHTQLDNRKEKSHPGGLLFTKFGFSQTALLDLAFPDNLGRLQDRSKETPKSLKNLTRIFPNKVTIQLPQDEGLLSDWKQQLDRDVETLKAQSNIVSIRTVLNRINLDCPDLESLSVKDPALTTESVEKIIGWALSYHSMHCSEAEVKDGKLVISTESLKYGLNILQGIQSENKSTKKSLKDVVTGNEFEKKLLADVIPPSDIGVTFDDIGALENVKDTLKELVMLPLQRPELFSKGQLTKPCKGILLFGPPGTGKTMLAKAVATEAGANFINISMSSITSKWFGEGEKYVKAVFSLASKIAPSVVFVDEVDSMLGRRENPGEHEAMRKMKNEFMVNWDGLRTKDKERVLVLAATNRPFDLDEAVIRRLPRRLMVNLPDAPNREKILRVILAKEDLDPDVDLEGAASMTDGYSGSDLKNLCVTAAHRPIREILEKEKKERSLALEESRPVPSLYCSADIRPLKMEDFKHAHEQVCASVSSESTNMSELLQWNDLYGEGGSRKKKSLSYFM; from the exons ATGGTTGAAACCAGACGCAGCTCTTCTTCCAAACGCACCCTATCGGCCTCTCCTCCCCCCAATCCCAAACGCTCAAAG GCCTCTGATGCTTCGTCATCCAACAACGGCGTTCGGAGCGGCACGCCGACGGAGCCTCTGGGTCCGATAAAGGAATCTGAGTCGCAATCTCCGGACCTCGAGCTGCGATCCCCTGATCCGCAGACAGCTGATTCCTTGAAGGCCGTTAACGGCTCTGATGCGGCGGAGAGAGCCCCTGATGACGTGGCGGAAGCGGAGGCCGCCGCCTTGGGGTCGCCGCAGCCTTTGG GCGAGACTGCAGTTCGTTCTGGGCTGAAGAGGACTAAGAAGGTTCCGAAGAGGAGTGCGAAATCGAATCAGAAACTGGCGTGGGGACAGCTTCTTTCCCAGTGCTCTAAG AACCCGCATCAGTTTCTTTGTGATACTTTCACTGTTGGCCAAAGTCGTGAATGCAATTTATGTCTTAAAGATCCATCCGTTAGTACTACACTCTGTAAACTTAAG CCGGGTGAAGGTTCGTCAACTGCAGAAATGGAAATTACAGGGGGTAAAGGTTATGTTCAAGTTAATGGCAAGGTTTACCAACAAGATTCTAAGGTTATTCTAATTGGAGGCGACGAGGTTGTTTTTGGTTCATCTGGAAAACATGCATAT ATTTTCATGCAGCTCACTAATGGTAATATAGCTGCTCAAGGCATTCCTTCAATTAGCATATTAGAAACCCAGAGCTCTCCGGTTAATGGGTTACATATTGAG GATGCTGATATGCCTTCTACTCCTTCTGGTTGCGGAGGGTCAGACGATCGTACTCCAGACACTGAGATGAAGGATAGTACTAATGTTAATGATGGTGACAAAGATATTGTTTCATTCCCTGACACTGCCAACGAAAACCCCAATCTTGATAACCTTGCATTGGACATGGATACTGAAACGGGAAAGGCCTCTGGGACTAGGTGGCCACCTCTTCTCCGAATGTTGGGTTCTGGTGCCAAATTTGATTTCAGTGGCAGCCTTTCAAAGATTCTTAATGAGCCAAGAGAACTTAGAGAACTCCAGGATTTTGATCCTGCAATTTCGCTGTCAACTAGGCGACAAGCATTTAGAGATAAACTGCAACAAGGAATTCTAAATCCTAATGATATTGAAGTCACATTTGAAAGTTTCCCATACTACCTAAG TGACACAACCAAAAATGTTCTGATTGCTTCCATCCACATTCATTTGAAGTGTAATAAGTTTGCAAAGTATGCCTCAGATCTCCCAACTGGGAGCCCACGTATACTACTATCTGGTCCTGCAG GATCAGAGATATATCAGGAAACTTTGGCAAAGGCACTTGCGAAACATTTTGGTGCTAGATTGCTAATTGTCGACTCTCTCGTCATGCCTGGT GGGCCAGCATCCCAGAATGCTGATTCTGTTAAAGAAGCAGCTAGGGCCGAAAGAGTTTCCATGTTCACTAAACGAGCTGCACAGGCTGCTGGATTAAGGCATAAGAAACCAACCTCCAGTGTTGAGGCTGAAATTACAGGTGGATCCACTCTAAGCTCGCAAGCTCTGCCAAAGCAGGAAACATCCACTGCATCCTCCAAAGGCATTACATTTAAACAAG GTGATAGGGTGAAATTTATCGGTGGTGCTGCGCTTTCTTCGCTGCATAATCCTCCTCTAAG GGGACCACAATATGGTTACAAAGGCAAAGTTGTTCTTCCTTTTGAAGAGAACGGGTCATCTAAAATTGGTGTTAGATTTGAGAAAACGATACCAGATGGCAATGATCTTGGTGGTCTTTGCGAAGAAGATCGTGGTTTTTTCTGTCCTG CTAATCATCTAATTCGCATTGATGCTTCGGGAGGTGATGATATTGACAAGCTTGCTATTAATGAACTTCTTGAG GTTGCATCAAATGAGAGTAAAAGTATGCCTCTAATATTGTTTATGAAAGATGTGGAGAAGGCAATGGTAGGTAATTCAGATGCATTTATTCACTTCAAGAGTAAACTTGAAAGTTTGCCAGAGAATGTTGTTATAATTGGCTCCCATACCCAGTTGGACAATCGTAAGGAAAAG TCCCATCCTGGTGGTCTTCTGTTTACGAAGTTCGGTTTCAGCCAAACAGCTTTGCTCGATCTTGCTTTTCCG GATAACCTTGGTAGGCTGCAAGATAGGAGCAAAGAAACCCCTAAATCATTGAAGAATCTTACTCGGATTTTTCCCAACAAGGTGACAATACAGCTACCTCAG GATGAAGGTCTACTTTCGGACTGGAAGCAGCAGTTGGATCGTGATGTTGAAACTCTGAAAGCACAGTCAAATATTGTTAGCATTCGCACA GTTCTTAACCGTATTAATCTGGATTGCCCCGACCTTGAAAGTCTGTCGGTTAAGGATCCTGCCCTTACAACTGAAA GTGTTGAAAAAATAATAGGCTGGGCTTTGAGTTATCACTCTATGCATTGTTCTGAGGCTGAAGTTAAAGATGGAAAACTTGTCATTTCTACTGAAAG TCTTAAATATGGACTGAACATTCTACAGGGCATTCAAAGTGAGAACAAAAGCACAAAGAAGTCACTGAAG GATGTGGTCACTGGAAATGAGTTTGAGAAAAAGCTTCTTGCTGATGTTATTCCACCGAGCGACATTGGGGTTACTTTTGATGACATCGGGGCCTTGGAAAATGTGAAGGACACACTGAAGGAGTTGGTGATGCTTCCTCTTCAGAGGCCTGAACTGTTTAGCAAAGGACAGCTGACTAAG CCTTGCAAAGGAATCTTGCTGTTTGGTCCCCCTGGTACTGGGAAAACTATGCTTGCGAAGGCTGTTGCAACTGAAGCTGGTGCAAACTTCATTAACATATCAATGTCAAGTATTACTTCAAAG TGGTTTGGGGAAGGAGAGAAGTACGTTAAAGCAGTGTTCTCGTTAGCTAGTAAAATTGCTCCTAGTGTTGTATTTGTTGACGAG GTTGACAGCATGTTAGGAAGACGTGAAAATCCTGGGGAACATGAGGCTATGCGTAAAATGAAAAACGAGTTCATGGTGAACTGGGATGGTCTACGTACAAAGGATAAAGAACGTGTATTGGTACTCGCTGCTACTAACAGGCCTTTTGACCTTGATGAGGCTGTTATTAGGAGGCTTCCGAGGAG GTTGATGGTTAACTTGCCAGATGCTCCAAACAGAGAAAAGATACTGAGAGTTATATTAGCCAAAGAAGATTTGGATCCTGACGTTGATTTGGAAGGAGCTGCCAGTATGACAGACGGGTATTCTGGAAGTGACCTAAAG aACCTTTGTGTTACTGCAGCTCACCGTCCTATCAGGGAAatcttagaaaaagaaaagaag GAGAGAAGTTTAGCTTTGGAGGAGAGCAGACCTGTACCGTCGTTGTATTGCAGTGCTGACATCCGCCCTTTAAAGATGGAGGATTTTAAACATGCGCATGAACAG GTCTGTGCAAGTGTGTCATCTGAGTCGACAAATATGAGTGAGCTCCTCCAATGGAATGACTTGTATGGAGAAGGTGGATCAAGAAAGAAGAAATCGCTCAGCTATTTTATGTAg
- the LOC112172219 gene encoding thiamine pyrophosphokinase 1 isoform X1 produces the protein MRWWCSTRASRGSLHCCGATLRLCADGGANRVYDDMPLLLPHLDASDVRKRYKPDVIKGDLDSIRKEVLEFYANMGTKVVDESHDQDTTDLHKCVAYICDWAQKLDKSNLCILVAGALGGRFDHEIGNINVLYRFSTIRIILLSDDCLIHLLPRTHRHEIHIQSSVEGPHCGLVPIGTPSGSTTTTGLQWDLNETEMKFGGLISTSNLVKEDKITVQSDSDLLWTITIKMP, from the exons ATGCGCTGGTGGTGCTCAACCAGAGCCTCCCGAGGTTCTCTCCATTGCTGTGGAGCCACG CTGCGATTGTGTGCGGACGGCGGTGCCAATCGGGTTTATGATGACATGCCTCTGCTACTGCCTCATCTAGACGCATCAGATGTTCGCAAAAG GTACAAGCCTGACGTTATTAAAGGTGACCTGGACTCAATCAGAAAGGAAGTCTTGGAGTTTTATGCTAATATG GGAACCAAGGTTGTTGATGAGTCTCATGATCAGGACACTACTGATCTTCACAAGTGTGTAGCGTATATATGTGACTGGGCACAAAAGCTAGACAAGTCTAAT CTGTGCATTTTGGTTGCTGGAGCACTCGGTGGAAGGTTTGACCACGAGATAGGAAACATCAATGTGTTATATCGATTCTCGACCATTCGAATAATCCTTCTTTCTGATGATTGCCTCATCCACCTTCTTCCACGGACACACCGTCATGAGATCCATATTCAATCTTCAGTTGAAGGTCCTCATTGTGGACTTGTACCGATTGGGACTCCATCTGGAAGCACTACAACTACCGGGCTTCAATGGGATCTAA ATGAAACAGAGATGAAGTTTGGTGGTTTGATAAGTACTTCAAATCTTGTCAAAGAAGACAAAATAACAGTGCAATCTGATTCAGATCTTCTTTGGACTATAACCATAAAAATGCCGTAG
- the LOC112172216 gene encoding uncharacterized protein LOC112172216 isoform X1 has product MVETRRSSSSKRTLSASPPPNPKRSKASDASSSNNGVRSGTPTEPLGPIKESESQSPDLELRSPDPQTADSLKAVNGSDAAERAPDDVAEAEAAALGSPQPLGETAVRSGLKRTKKVPKRSAKSNQKLAWGQLLSQCSKNPHQFLCDTFTVGQSRECNLCLKDPSVSTTLCKLKPGEGSSTAEMEITGGKGYVQVNGKVYQQDSKVILIGGDEVVFGSSGKHAYIFMQLTNGNIAAQGIPSISILETQSSPVNGLHIEARSRDPTVDGASILASMSNVPNNLSLLPASAKAGGDLQQDADMPSTPSGCGGSDDRTPDTEMKDSTNVNDGDKDIVSFPDTANENPNLDNLALDMDTETGKASGTRWPPLLRMLGSGAKFDFSGSLSKILNEPRELRELQDFDPAISLSTRRQAFRDKLQQGILNPNDIEVTFESFPYYLSDTTKNVLIASIHIHLKCNKFAKYASDLPTGSPRILLSGPAGSEIYQETLAKALAKHFGARLLIVDSLVMPGGPASQNADSVKEAARAERVSMFTKRAAQAAGLRHKKPTSSVEAEITGGSTLSSQALPKQETSTASSKGITFKQGDRVKFIGGAALSSLHNPPLRGPQYGYKGKVVLPFEENGSSKIGVRFEKTIPDGNDLGGLCEEDRGFFCPANHLIRIDASGGDDIDKLAINELLEVASNESKSMPLILFMKDVEKAMVGNSDAFIHFKSKLESLPENVVIIGSHTQLDNRKEKSHPGGLLFTKFGFSQTALLDLAFPDNLGRLQDRSKETPKSLKNLTRIFPNKVTIQLPQDEGLLSDWKQQLDRDVETLKAQSNIVSIRTVLNRINLDCPDLESLSVKDPALTTESVEKIIGWALSYHSMHCSEAEVKDGKLVISTESLKYGLNILQGIQSENKSTKKSLKDVVTGNEFEKKLLADVIPPSDIGVTFDDIGALENVKDTLKELVMLPLQRPELFSKGQLTKPCKGILLFGPPGTGKTMLAKAVATEAGANFINISMSSITSKWFGEGEKYVKAVFSLASKIAPSVVFVDEVDSMLGRRENPGEHEAMRKMKNEFMVNWDGLRTKDKERVLVLAATNRPFDLDEAVIRRLPRRLMVNLPDAPNREKILRVILAKEDLDPDVDLEGAASMTDGYSGSDLKNLCVTAAHRPIREILEKEKKERSLALEESRPVPSLYCSADIRPLKMEDFKHAHEQVCASVSSESTNMSELLQWNDLYGEGGSRKKKSLSYFM; this is encoded by the exons ATGGTTGAAACCAGACGCAGCTCTTCTTCCAAACGCACCCTATCGGCCTCTCCTCCCCCCAATCCCAAACGCTCAAAG GCCTCTGATGCTTCGTCATCCAACAACGGCGTTCGGAGCGGCACGCCGACGGAGCCTCTGGGTCCGATAAAGGAATCTGAGTCGCAATCTCCGGACCTCGAGCTGCGATCCCCTGATCCGCAGACAGCTGATTCCTTGAAGGCCGTTAACGGCTCTGATGCGGCGGAGAGAGCCCCTGATGACGTGGCGGAAGCGGAGGCCGCCGCCTTGGGGTCGCCGCAGCCTTTGG GCGAGACTGCAGTTCGTTCTGGGCTGAAGAGGACTAAGAAGGTTCCGAAGAGGAGTGCGAAATCGAATCAGAAACTGGCGTGGGGACAGCTTCTTTCCCAGTGCTCTAAG AACCCGCATCAGTTTCTTTGTGATACTTTCACTGTTGGCCAAAGTCGTGAATGCAATTTATGTCTTAAAGATCCATCCGTTAGTACTACACTCTGTAAACTTAAG CCGGGTGAAGGTTCGTCAACTGCAGAAATGGAAATTACAGGGGGTAAAGGTTATGTTCAAGTTAATGGCAAGGTTTACCAACAAGATTCTAAGGTTATTCTAATTGGAGGCGACGAGGTTGTTTTTGGTTCATCTGGAAAACATGCATAT ATTTTCATGCAGCTCACTAATGGTAATATAGCTGCTCAAGGCATTCCTTCAATTAGCATATTAGAAACCCAGAGCTCTCCGGTTAATGGGTTACATATTGAGGCAAGATCCAGGGACCCCACAGTTGATGGGGCATCTATATTAGCATCTATGTCAAATGTGCCAAATAACTTGTCACTACTTCCAGCATCTGCTAAAGCTGGTGGTGATCTGCAACAGGATGCTGATATGCCTTCTACTCCTTCTGGTTGCGGAGGGTCAGACGATCGTACTCCAGACACTGAGATGAAGGATAGTACTAATGTTAATGATGGTGACAAAGATATTGTTTCATTCCCTGACACTGCCAACGAAAACCCCAATCTTGATAACCTTGCATTGGACATGGATACTGAAACGGGAAAGGCCTCTGGGACTAGGTGGCCACCTCTTCTCCGAATGTTGGGTTCTGGTGCCAAATTTGATTTCAGTGGCAGCCTTTCAAAGATTCTTAATGAGCCAAGAGAACTTAGAGAACTCCAGGATTTTGATCCTGCAATTTCGCTGTCAACTAGGCGACAAGCATTTAGAGATAAACTGCAACAAGGAATTCTAAATCCTAATGATATTGAAGTCACATTTGAAAGTTTCCCATACTACCTAAG TGACACAACCAAAAATGTTCTGATTGCTTCCATCCACATTCATTTGAAGTGTAATAAGTTTGCAAAGTATGCCTCAGATCTCCCAACTGGGAGCCCACGTATACTACTATCTGGTCCTGCAG GATCAGAGATATATCAGGAAACTTTGGCAAAGGCACTTGCGAAACATTTTGGTGCTAGATTGCTAATTGTCGACTCTCTCGTCATGCCTGGT GGGCCAGCATCCCAGAATGCTGATTCTGTTAAAGAAGCAGCTAGGGCCGAAAGAGTTTCCATGTTCACTAAACGAGCTGCACAGGCTGCTGGATTAAGGCATAAGAAACCAACCTCCAGTGTTGAGGCTGAAATTACAGGTGGATCCACTCTAAGCTCGCAAGCTCTGCCAAAGCAGGAAACATCCACTGCATCCTCCAAAGGCATTACATTTAAACAAG GTGATAGGGTGAAATTTATCGGTGGTGCTGCGCTTTCTTCGCTGCATAATCCTCCTCTAAG GGGACCACAATATGGTTACAAAGGCAAAGTTGTTCTTCCTTTTGAAGAGAACGGGTCATCTAAAATTGGTGTTAGATTTGAGAAAACGATACCAGATGGCAATGATCTTGGTGGTCTTTGCGAAGAAGATCGTGGTTTTTTCTGTCCTG CTAATCATCTAATTCGCATTGATGCTTCGGGAGGTGATGATATTGACAAGCTTGCTATTAATGAACTTCTTGAG GTTGCATCAAATGAGAGTAAAAGTATGCCTCTAATATTGTTTATGAAAGATGTGGAGAAGGCAATGGTAGGTAATTCAGATGCATTTATTCACTTCAAGAGTAAACTTGAAAGTTTGCCAGAGAATGTTGTTATAATTGGCTCCCATACCCAGTTGGACAATCGTAAGGAAAAG TCCCATCCTGGTGGTCTTCTGTTTACGAAGTTCGGTTTCAGCCAAACAGCTTTGCTCGATCTTGCTTTTCCG GATAACCTTGGTAGGCTGCAAGATAGGAGCAAAGAAACCCCTAAATCATTGAAGAATCTTACTCGGATTTTTCCCAACAAGGTGACAATACAGCTACCTCAG GATGAAGGTCTACTTTCGGACTGGAAGCAGCAGTTGGATCGTGATGTTGAAACTCTGAAAGCACAGTCAAATATTGTTAGCATTCGCACA GTTCTTAACCGTATTAATCTGGATTGCCCCGACCTTGAAAGTCTGTCGGTTAAGGATCCTGCCCTTACAACTGAAA GTGTTGAAAAAATAATAGGCTGGGCTTTGAGTTATCACTCTATGCATTGTTCTGAGGCTGAAGTTAAAGATGGAAAACTTGTCATTTCTACTGAAAG TCTTAAATATGGACTGAACATTCTACAGGGCATTCAAAGTGAGAACAAAAGCACAAAGAAGTCACTGAAG GATGTGGTCACTGGAAATGAGTTTGAGAAAAAGCTTCTTGCTGATGTTATTCCACCGAGCGACATTGGGGTTACTTTTGATGACATCGGGGCCTTGGAAAATGTGAAGGACACACTGAAGGAGTTGGTGATGCTTCCTCTTCAGAGGCCTGAACTGTTTAGCAAAGGACAGCTGACTAAG CCTTGCAAAGGAATCTTGCTGTTTGGTCCCCCTGGTACTGGGAAAACTATGCTTGCGAAGGCTGTTGCAACTGAAGCTGGTGCAAACTTCATTAACATATCAATGTCAAGTATTACTTCAAAG TGGTTTGGGGAAGGAGAGAAGTACGTTAAAGCAGTGTTCTCGTTAGCTAGTAAAATTGCTCCTAGTGTTGTATTTGTTGACGAG GTTGACAGCATGTTAGGAAGACGTGAAAATCCTGGGGAACATGAGGCTATGCGTAAAATGAAAAACGAGTTCATGGTGAACTGGGATGGTCTACGTACAAAGGATAAAGAACGTGTATTGGTACTCGCTGCTACTAACAGGCCTTTTGACCTTGATGAGGCTGTTATTAGGAGGCTTCCGAGGAG GTTGATGGTTAACTTGCCAGATGCTCCAAACAGAGAAAAGATACTGAGAGTTATATTAGCCAAAGAAGATTTGGATCCTGACGTTGATTTGGAAGGAGCTGCCAGTATGACAGACGGGTATTCTGGAAGTGACCTAAAG aACCTTTGTGTTACTGCAGCTCACCGTCCTATCAGGGAAatcttagaaaaagaaaagaag GAGAGAAGTTTAGCTTTGGAGGAGAGCAGACCTGTACCGTCGTTGTATTGCAGTGCTGACATCCGCCCTTTAAAGATGGAGGATTTTAAACATGCGCATGAACAG GTCTGTGCAAGTGTGTCATCTGAGTCGACAAATATGAGTGAGCTCCTCCAATGGAATGACTTGTATGGAGAAGGTGGATCAAGAAAGAAGAAATCGCTCAGCTATTTTATGTAg
- the LOC112172219 gene encoding thiamine pyrophosphokinase 1 isoform X2, whose product MELMSHSSTFLLPAPSNQSPPSLTYALVVLNQSLPRFSPLLWSHAQLRLCADGGANRVYDDMPLLLPHLDASDVRKRYKPDVIKGDLDSIRKEVLEFYANMGTKVVDESHDQDTTDLHKCVAYICDWAQKLDKSNLCILVAGALGGRFDHEIGNINVLYRFSTIRIILLSDDCLIHLLPRTHRHEIHIQSSVEGPHCGLVPIGTPSGSTTTTGLQWDLNETEMKFGGLISTSNLVKEDKITVQSDSDLLWTITIKMP is encoded by the exons atgGAGCTCATGTCTCATTCCTCAACCTTTCTCCTTCCGGCGCCGTCCAATCAATCGCCACCGTCGCTGACGTATGCGCTGGTGGTGCTCAACCAGAGCCTCCCGAGGTTCTCTCCATTGCTGTGGAGCCACG CGCAGCTGCGATTGTGTGCGGACGGCGGTGCCAATCGGGTTTATGATGACATGCCTCTGCTACTGCCTCATCTAGACGCATCAGATGTTCGCAAAAG GTACAAGCCTGACGTTATTAAAGGTGACCTGGACTCAATCAGAAAGGAAGTCTTGGAGTTTTATGCTAATATG GGAACCAAGGTTGTTGATGAGTCTCATGATCAGGACACTACTGATCTTCACAAGTGTGTAGCGTATATATGTGACTGGGCACAAAAGCTAGACAAGTCTAAT CTGTGCATTTTGGTTGCTGGAGCACTCGGTGGAAGGTTTGACCACGAGATAGGAAACATCAATGTGTTATATCGATTCTCGACCATTCGAATAATCCTTCTTTCTGATGATTGCCTCATCCACCTTCTTCCACGGACACACCGTCATGAGATCCATATTCAATCTTCAGTTGAAGGTCCTCATTGTGGACTTGTACCGATTGGGACTCCATCTGGAAGCACTACAACTACCGGGCTTCAATGGGATCTAA ATGAAACAGAGATGAAGTTTGGTGGTTTGATAAGTACTTCAAATCTTGTCAAAGAAGACAAAATAACAGTGCAATCTGATTCAGATCTTCTTTGGACTATAACCATAAAAATGCCGTAG